AGATGAGGAATTCAGGAAAATTAATTGGGTCGGTTGGTGCCGAGCTTGTCCATCTAAATATAGGGGTGGTTTAggtttttgagattttgagaatTTTGACATTGCTTGTTTTGCAAAATAGTGTTGGCGACTTTTTCATAATCCCTCTAACTTGTGAGCCAACTTTTGAGAGGTATCTATTTTTTACGATCGTCCTTTTGGCAGACATCTCACATGCAGATTTGGCAAAATCTTTTAGCTGATCGAGATGTTTTGAAATTGAGAGTTTGAATGAGTATTGGAATGGTATAACTACTACTATTTGGTCAGATCCGTAGGTTTCACagttgaaaagttttaaattatctTGCCAGCTCCTATTTCTGAAGCGGCAGATTTTGAACTGGAATCATTACCTAGTCATGTCTTTATTTCCTTTTCAACAAGCAGAGGCAATTCTATTGCTCCACTTGGTATGCTAAATTCTCTTGTACGGCATTTTGTATATAATGGTCAATACAATGTTCGTTCTAGCTATAACCGGCATTTTGCATATAATGGTCAATACAATGTTCATTCTAGCTATAACTTACTTATGTGTAATGCATCTTCTCAATAGGTATCTCAACCTTCCTCATCCTATATCTTTAGCTATCTGGCAGAGTATTTAGTCTCTtaatatttattcaaaattgaaatttttttgctGGTGACTTTTGTATGATATTATACTAGTTTCTATTAGTTTGGTGCATCGAGGTAACCCTCTATATTCTATTTGTGGATTACAACCTGAGTCTCTAGagcatttttttttctagtcTCCACATGCTCGACCTGTTTGGCTAAGTAGTCCATGTGGTTATACGTATGTAAGTTTTCTTAATTTCATCTTGTGGTGAAAAACATTGTGAGATAAGTTCAAGGTGAATTTTGATGAcccttttatatttattttggtaGCGCTCACTTTTTGACATATattgaaggaaaaaaataaatgtatttttaaaataatataatctgATCTATATCGCAACGTATCTCTATTGATTTTAGGTAGACAACTACAGTTAAATGGTGTTTTTGCTGATTCTCGCTATTCAGATTCTCTTTTATTACTAGTATGGACCCTTTTTCTAGGGATAATGTTATGCTATATTGTGATGTGCTCTAGAAAGATAGCTATGGGATGGTTTTAGAAGccataaaaagaaatattaggGCTAggcgaaaaaagaaaaaaaaaaaaaaagaaaaagacggTAAAATAGCCGGTAATTAATGATTTAGAAGTGGCAACTTGGTTTTGTGTTTTGAGGGAATGGGGGAATAAATTGAAAAGGGAATGGACAAAATAGGAAACACAGACTCTCTCAAAAGCTACAAAAGACCTGGACATGCTTTTGAGAGTTGGGAGACTACTCATCTCATTTTCATATACTCTAGTGGAAATCATGTTGACTCTCACCATTCTCTctgtttcttctccttctccctcCTCTTTTTCTCTACTTACCTGAACAAATATTACCCTTTCTCCATTTTTCTCCCTGTTCTTTTCTTCTCTGGTAAGCATTAGAAGAGCTACTGTCTAGTTCTTTTTTTCCCCCCATTTTCTGCCTcttacttattcttctttgttgTATTGTTTGTGTATTTGGTTTCTGATTAACTGTGACAAACTTGGAGCCCTCAACCCATTTTTTATCGTGCAATTTCTTAGCATCCAGGCATGCTAGCTTCTACATCGAGCCATTGAATTGGGGATTTTTGTGTCTGGTTCTTTGTTTTTATAGTCGTTTTAGAAGGCATGAGGGGAACTGTTTTGGGTCTTTTCTAGTCTGTTTTTTTGGGATATCAAATTTGTGCTTTGGTTATCTGGGGCGTTTTTTAGAGTGGGATTAAAGATTTATCAGGAGTCTTTTGGATTTAAACACTTCTCCCTGTTGTCTACTCTGTTTGGTTGCAGAGGAAAATGGAGGAAAGTGATATGGGTAGAAATTcgaagttttatattttatactcCTCAATTATTGTTATACGACGGcagagagataaaaaaaaaaaaaaaaaaaaaaaaccctgaTATGCATAGTTATTGcaatgatattaaaaaaaataaaaaaagaacatTTAGTGTCTTCCTTAAAATTTCTCGGCCAACAAAGAAAGTGGTGTTTTCTATTTGCTATTCTTTTTCGTAATCATCATTTTTATTTgtggtaatttttttttgttatcaaTCTCATTATTACTGTAGTTTACTGAAAAGGGATGTTGAGTCTGAAGGGGTCTCTTCAGATTTTGTTTATCCGGAAGCAGAATGGTGGATTTTTGTCCCTGAATCTTTTTGGGTTACCATCAACTGTTTGAACTCATGTTGTTATTTGTAGTTCTTGATGTTACTACTTACATGTTTGTTTCTGTTATTCCATCTTATATACCATTTGAGACTTTTTTCACTTTTACAAAATTAGAAATGAATTGGTCTTTTGGCTACAAATGCTGATTAAGCTTTCTATTTGTGAATTCTGTTAGACATTTTCTGCATACTGTCTTCAGTTCTTGTTCTTCTCTGCGGATGGAGCCTTGGCGCTACACTGCTGAAGGGAAAGGCCTTCTTTTCTCTGATGAAATAGATTTTTCTGTCGATTCATTTGGGAGAGGTAGAAAAATATTCACAGGGTGGGATGGGGAATCTGTTGAGGGCTTGGAGTTTGTTGATTTGGGTTTCTCTGAAATGCCCAGAAAGCCATTTCATGGTAGTAATCCAGGTGTGGGGATGCTTGGTGGTAGCGAAGCTGGTATCAACTCTAGTAAAATAGAATTAGCTTCTTCTGGTTATATGATTGCTTCAAATTCATTGTTGGAATCTGGGTCGAAGCATTCAACTACTCTCCTGGAATCTAATAGTCAGGATTCATCACTAATTGATTTAAAGCTAGGGAGGTTAGCTGATGGCAAAGAAACACAGAATAGCAAGTTTTTGAAAGAGAGATCGGTTGTATCTTCAACAAACCCAACTTCTCAGGCAAAGAAAGCTCGAACAATGAGTTCGCGCTCTCAGACTCCCTATTGCCAGGTATATGGTTGTCACAAGGATCTCAGCTCCTTAAAGGATTACCACAAGAGGCATAAAGTTTGTGAGATTCACTCAAAGACTCCTAAAGTTATTGTCAATGGGGTTGAGCAGAGGTTTTGTCAGCAGTGTAGCAGGTTGGCCTTTTTTTTTGGCGTCAATCATGATACTTATCTCAATGCTTAGTTTAGAAAACTATACTTAATACTCCAGGCATTGCATTTTAGATGCTTATAATGGTGCTGGTGAACTTGTAAAGATTCTATATGAATACATGTCGCTTGGTCTTTTCTGGTTTAGTTGGGAAAAATTGTTGAAGCAAAGTGGAAGAAAATGAATGCGGGATGGGAATTTTATGTTTATCCATAGAACCACAGACCTTTAGATTTTCAAAGATGTAGGCAGGTTTAATTTGGCAGGAAAAAGTGTCAAGTATATGCCTTGTCCAAATGATTTTGTAATAATTTTGCTTAATTAATCATGCATCTACATGCTATTCTCCAAGGCTTCTGTTCTTTCTAGTAAGTTCATTCTTGTGACTGAATTGCTCAGGTTTCATTTACTGGTTGAATTCGATGATGGTAAACGAAGTTGTCGTAAACGCCTAGCAGGCCACAATGAACGCAGAAGGAAACCTCAGTTTGGTCCTCTCTCTGGTGGACCCCATAAATTTCTGCTGCCATACCAAGGTATGAACTGGTGAACTCTTACTCTGTTTGCATATGTAACTCAATTTTACATAGCAGCTGAATGAATAGGTATAAACTTCCTGCTTCCAGGAAAAAAGAAGAACAAGAGAGgatttaaaaaaagataaacaaACATTTTTCAGTGGTCCTTTGTAAATACATTTAAGGAATATAGTATCAACTTTCCATGTGAGGTTTTACTAAATTATGCTTCTTAAAAGGCTATAATCTGGTTATAGATAAATTTTAATCTCTAACATTGGAATATGTTAAGTTGCATTTTGTAATACTGTCTTTATGTTGACAGTGCTTTTATTTTAGATTGATCGACACCTTTTTCATTTCTAATATAGTCGATAATAAAATGCCTTGCAAGCTTGTAATTATTCCTTCCTATGAAAAAAATGGAAATGTTAGAAATTTTCTGGTTCATGTACAGCTTTTGGTCTATACACATGTTTTGagctcttcttttctttctcacTCATGTCTATATTGCTtttagggtctattgacatcaTTCTTGGAGTTGTTCAGGGAAAAGAACTTAAGTATTCCAAAAATAAGTACATTTTTTTcactgttttttttctttttcaaaaagtACTTTTTTGATCTCCCAACCACAATCCCAAGTGGAACTCAGCCTTGCAATATGTGACAAGAATAGACCTGGATGAATACTTTGTATTATCCATTATTCCTTTCTTTTTATTGGTGTATTTTTTTTGTGACTGGCATTATGTGAACCTGCAATCTGACATATATGTTTGCGTCTTTCTTAAAACTCTTGTCGCCTGTCCGGCATCCAACTTCAACAACTGGTCAACAAGTTAAAACTTCAACAACTGGTCAACTAGTAACTTGTTGACAATTAAGTGACTAGAAATTTGAAGCATTGACTTAACAAATTTTTATGGCAAGTTAAAATTTAATGCAAAacgatttgaaatttgaaagagaTGTATAAGGCTGAAGCTGCATTGCCTTTCTTCAGTCTTGTATAGGCTAAAAGAATTGTTTTTCTGGGTATTGGTATTTATccgattttgaaattatatcaTGTGCCCCTAGCAGAGGCCTGCTTATGCATTTGTGGGACTTGTATGCGAGTTTGGAGTTGCTTGATCTTGTTCTGGAAGCAATGAGTCATTATATTCACATGCCTTTCAGCTTGCATTGTTGAACACATTTTCACTATATTACCTAAGGTGATGAATTTGGCAGGAAACAAATTTGTGGGTACTTCCTTGCCAAAGAGAGCATCTTTTCTTTTCCCAAACATACTTCCTGGAGGTATTCTTTATCCAGAGAGATATGAGCAGACGAACTGCTACAAGTCTGTTAAAGTGGATGAGAAATCAATTTGGGGTACAAATATGCAGTCAATTTCAAAACCTTTTCTCCCTCACCATGCCAATCGGATCCAAAACACTGCTGAAATTTCTCCATCATCCACTGAAGAATTCACTGTTTGTAATACTGCGTCAACTGTTCATGAGTTAGCTGGGGTATATAATTCCAGTCGTGCTCTCTCTCTTCTGTCAGCCGAATCACAGGACTTGGGCCATTTGGCAGGAATTATAATCACAACGCCCTTCAATAGTCAAGCCAATCGTTCACATCAAATTGTGGGTATTTCTGAGAAACCTTTCGGGTCAGAATCTTCAGAGAAGAATATGCCAATCGGAGGCCATTCATCTGAATTGAACTCCATTAAAGCTAACCATATGGGATCCTTCATGGTCTCTTGTGCTGGTTATGCTGCTGACCTTCAAATTGAACCAGATGGTTTTTTTCAAGAGTCCGACCTTTTGAATGCCAAATATTGTGTTTCTGCTGAAAATGAATCCACCATGGATTTGCTTCAGTTGTCATCACATCTTCACAGGGTAGAGGAACAGAGGAATTCTGTTCAAGTTAAGCATGAAACTGAGGACCTTTCCACTTTCCTTACCACATATGGGGCATGAAGGAGCAAGGTGTGTAATAACCATCTGAAATCTCTTGCTAATTCTTTTATGCTGGAAATTGTCCATTTTCCTGCAGTGACCAAATATGGTATCCTTTTCTTCAAAAAATTACTGAAAAAACCTTGGATTCAAAATGCTTATTCATGATTGGTGTTCACTTGGTGGTAACATAGACAGGATAAACTGCATACAAAATGGGAAATAACTATGACTTTGCTGCATTTTTGTAAATCTCTATTTGCTGATCTATGGGAATCTTCTTTGAGTAATAATAAACTCAATGCTGTTGCAGGGTCAGAGGAGCCACTTGAAGGTAAGCTGCATCAAATGTGTTAACTGACTCGATTGGTTCAATACACAACATGCTGGTAGACTTCAGATAAATGGAAACTTGGACACAATTTCTAGTACTTTTCTTCACTAAGTATATAACAGGAATCAACACAAGTTTATATACTCTTTAAGTTCATGTAAGGTCATTACTGTTTCTTCTTTAgagattactattttgcccaTACTGTTTCTTTCTTTAGAGATACTATTTTGCCCATACTTGCATTTGCCAATCTGGTTCCTGAATTAGTGAGTTATACGACTCAGCAAACTGTAGAGAACCTTAACTTTTGAAGGGGCAAAATAACAAGGCCAACATAAAATTTGATGCTGAGTTCATGTGATACTAAAGGTTAATTACTTCTTTTGATGTAAATCTCTTTGTAGCATGGTCAATACTTTACTTAGAGGAGCTAATGCTTGACTTTCACATCTTGAGTCTTTAATTGGTTAAATATTATGCTTCCTTTTTGTTGGTGAATGGAATATGAGTCCTGCTACATATTGACTCTTCTCTTATGCAGTTCTTTATTGCCATATAATGTATAAATTATCCCAAAAATCTAGGAATTTTGACTCCCAGTGAAGCTCCTAGGAATATGAATTGTTTGGAAAAGAGTTGTTCAACCTTTGTTATAACTGTAGCCCTTGATTCTTTTCCCAATCGAGGCAAAAGGGGATTTGCCATTTCACCCACTAATCAAAAGTTCCTCCTTTTCCTCCCTTTCTTTTGTTGTTTTCTTAGTCTTTCCTTCTCAGTGCTGTGTGGATGGTGAGTTGTCAAAGGCAACACAAATTCAAAAGGTGGGAAGAATTCAGCCATCAATCTCCACTTAGGAATCCTGTTTATTATATATCATagagttgcaacttggcataaAGTAAGATAAACCTTGTGCATAAATTATGTTAGTGTAATTAATTTTATGCTTGAAATCTTATAATATTTGTATTTGTATTTGTATTTGTTGCATAGGATTGAGCAGAATTCGATTATAGCTTGATGCAATTCAGTTTTTGTATTCAATAGGTTTGGCTTTGGTTTttcatttagaaaaaaaataaaaaagaaggttTCTCATTACTCTTGGAGTACTATGTAGCATGTGTAATAGAACACATGCACCGTATATGTTAAATGATTTTTGGGTGGTTACAATTTTCTCCAAATCATCAGCCATCTTTTGAGATCATGAGCATTAGCATGTAGATTTCAGATTCAAATAGTAGTATCATGTTATTTAGCTATTGTTGTTGAGCAATGATCATGTTTTGTTATCTTTTTTGAAAGAAGACAGAAGATGAGGTAATTTAAGGCACAAGGTTTACACAAGAATTACAACTATGCTTGCCTTCATTTTTAACAATAATCACAAAGAAATATTGTATACAAGACGTTCCAATTTTTTGTTCAAGATTCAGCATTGCAATCGTTGTCATCATATCTTAAAACAACGAGAAAATGGTCAATAATGCAAGTAATGTTGATGCACAGCTCACAATAGGAATGGCAACGTGATTCGATCCGATTGAATACTGATGGAATGAATTATGATAAGTTTGTATAGTTATAATCGAGTATGACAATATCTATAATGGATTCAGGTTTTATTTATAGAGTACTTgtaaaaatgtttttatttaaaaatttaaatttaaatgtttttaaaaatattaaacggAAATTGttagtgaaaaataaattttatataaattatcaatttttataataattaaatttgaaataggTTCAGtagtttatattaattttcaatCGAGTTTAGAATGAATTTAAGTGTTGCTAATGATAACCGTTGGGTCTCGGGACTTGTCCAGAGCTTGGAACGCACCTAGGCAAGCCTATTTAGCAGCTCAGGACTGGACCCTAGGGCGTTAACCAGGTCAGGCAGCGCGCAGCCCAGGACTGGTAAGAAGGAAGCCAGCTCTGTGATGGGACATGAGGAGGGGCAGCAGACCAGTCTTTTTCGCAGCCTCATTTGCACGCGCATTGGAGGAAATTAAATGGCTGTCTGACATAGATAAAAAAACTGACACTACTGTACGTACGGGTCTGTTCGACAGAGACGTATGTCACTATAGTAGAGAGGCCAATACGGGTCTGTTCGACGCCAATAGACATCACTAATAagcaaaaaaaagaataaaagaaaagaagatccCTTTCATGAAttgaacttaaaaaaaaattatcgtaAAATCTTATTTCTCTTAATTTCGAATTCTCACCTAATATGAAtggagtttgaatttttaaacttttatcgGTGATTTTGTCCGTTTACATCACTACTTATAAGAAGGTTAATATGGTGTGTGACATTAATATAGCAAGTACACATACTCGTCAAGTAAATTTTGCACTATTACTTGCAGGGCAAATTTTGTCCAGTTTTATAGTCAGAGTTTAGAGTAGGTTGAGAGTAGAATTAGCTTACTATGACTCCATGACAGTTGTTTCCTTATGTGTTAGTCTGAACTTTCTAAAGAGTTAAAAAAGATTAACTCATTTGGACTCCTAGTCTCCTAGTACTAAAGTTAtggttaaatttctttatttttttcagtAAAATTGATCACAGAATGAAAACGATATACATAGAAGAATacaacttttattaattttatgtttagataattaaagattttataatattattgaattttttcatagccataatatattatttaagtaTAAAATACTAGAAtaagttaattattaattataatagttatttttaaatagtcaaaatataacaaaaatttactaaacatttaataatttttatattttaatttataattttattgaaaatttttagtagtatttttaaaaataaataatcacaatgtta
The Manihot esculenta cultivar AM560-2 chromosome 1, M.esculenta_v8, whole genome shotgun sequence genome window above contains:
- the LOC110630932 gene encoding squamosa promoter-binding-like protein 6 gives rise to the protein MEPWRYTAEGKGLLFSDEIDFSVDSFGRGRKIFTGWDGESVEGLEFVDLGFSEMPRKPFHGSNPGVGMLGGSEAGINSSKIELASSGYMIASNSLLESGSKHSTTLLESNSQDSSLIDLKLGRLADGKETQNSKFLKERSVVSSTNPTSQAKKARTMSSRSQTPYCQVYGCHKDLSSLKDYHKRHKVCEIHSKTPKVIVNGVEQRFCQQCSRFHLLVEFDDGKRSCRKRLAGHNERRRKPQFGPLSGGPHKFLLPYQGNKFVGTSLPKRASFLFPNILPGGILYPERYEQTNCYKSVKVDEKSIWGTNMQSISKPFLPHHANRIQNTAEISPSSTEEFTVCNTASTVHELAGVYNSSRALSLLSAESQDLGHLAGIIITTPFNSQANRSHQIVGISEKPFGSESSEKNMPIGGHSSELNSIKANHMGSFMVSCAGYAADLQIEPDGFFQESDLLNAKYCVSAENESTMDLLQLSSHLHRVEEQRNSVQVKHETEDLSTFLTTYGA